From the Bubalus kerabau isolate K-KA32 ecotype Philippines breed swamp buffalo chromosome 2, PCC_UOA_SB_1v2, whole genome shotgun sequence genome, one window contains:
- the LOC129643242 gene encoding beta-defensin 107A-like, whose product MPGAMKTFFLMFAVMILLAQIFSAPRSLKRQIHCLKMDGRCEVECLSFEDKIGGCRAELTPFCCRKRINN is encoded by the exons ATGCCTGGAGCCATGAAAACCTTCTTCTTAATGTTTGCTGTCATGATTCTTCTTGCTCAGATCTTCTCAG CCCCAAGAAGCCTTAAAAGACAGATACACTGTCTGAAAATGGATGGTCGCTGTGAAGTCGAATGCCTTTCCTTTGAGGATAAGATAGGGGGCTGCAGAGCTGAACTGACACCATTTTGCTGCAGAAAAAGAATCAATAATTAA
- the LOC129643243 gene encoding beta-defensin 105A-like, translating into MCFVLNLGCQAGLQYSQPLSAGDVSPCESCWLGRGKCRKICTEDEKIVGNCKVNFFCCRRRIL; encoded by the exons ATGTGCTTTGTTTTGAATTTAGGGTGCCAGGCAGGACTCCAGTATTCCCAGCCACTTTCAGCAG GTGATGTATCTCCCTGTGAGTCGTGCTGGCTCGGTCGGGGCAAATGCAGGAAAATATGCACTGAGGATGAGAAGATTGTTGGAAATTGCAAAGTGAACTTTTTCTGCTGCCGGCGGAGGATCCTGTAA
- the LOC129643239 gene encoding beta-defensin 104A-like → MRILVLLLNTFLLLSQGSPMGSDLDAGRICGYGTARCRRNCKRQELRVGKCPNTYPCCLKKWKVNSMNPQKDTKPRGAWLLEMATSQTSEPPFSGPSRWAFPLDRPQRKQSSG, encoded by the exons ATGAGGATCCTTGTCCTGCTCTTAAACACTTTTCTTCTGCTCTCCCAAGGTTCTCCAA TGGGAAGTGACCTTGACGCAGGCAGGATATGCGGCTACGGGACTGCTCGCTGCCGGAGGAACTGTAAGAGACAAGAGTTGAGAGTTGGAAAATGCCCCAACACCTATCCGTGCTGTTTGAAAAAGTGGAAGGTCAACTCAATGAATCCTCAGAAGGACACAAAGCCGAGGGGAGCTTGGCTTCTAGAAATGGCCACAAGCCAGACCTCTGAGCCCCCCTTCTCCGGGCCTTCCCGCTGGGCCTTCCCGCTGGACCGTCCCCAGCGGAAGCAGTCGTCTGGTTGA